The Oxalobacteraceae bacterium OTU3CINTB1 genome includes a window with the following:
- a CDS encoding amidohydrolase family protein, with protein MRWPLLTTLVAALIAAPSFAADGYTMDDFEKIPKIDAHLHLHGKNQDAWLALARKDNFRALTINVDYPDFPSLDQQRKVASALRHQHPRQVAWVATFSTDGFDQPGWNEATLKSIDAALVDGAVGVKVWKNIGMSLRDGQGKLVMIDDARFAPLFNALTQRGAMVLGHQGEPHNCWLPIEKMSVNNDREYFKNHPAYHMYLHPEMPSYEQQMAARDHLLAQHPKMRFTGVHLASLEYDVGRIGRFLDEHPGVRLDVAARIGQLQYQSQRHLETVRAFFIKYQDRLMYGSDLAQSAEQDDAAFVADMGTVWRRDWRYFVTGDSFAVPELDKPVRGLALPRAVIDKLYRINAEQAYPTAWQ; from the coding sequence ATGCGTTGGCCTCTCTTAACTACCCTTGTCGCGGCCCTGATCGCCGCTCCGTCTTTTGCGGCCGATGGCTACACCATGGACGACTTCGAAAAAATCCCGAAGATAGATGCGCACCTGCACTTGCATGGTAAGAACCAGGACGCCTGGCTGGCGCTGGCACGTAAGGACAATTTCCGTGCGTTGACCATCAACGTCGACTATCCGGATTTTCCGTCGCTCGACCAGCAGCGCAAGGTGGCCAGCGCGCTCCGACATCAACATCCCCGGCAGGTGGCCTGGGTCGCAACTTTCTCCACCGACGGCTTCGACCAGCCGGGCTGGAATGAGGCAACACTGAAAAGCATCGATGCGGCACTGGTTGACGGCGCCGTGGGTGTCAAGGTCTGGAAGAATATCGGTATGAGTTTACGCGACGGCCAGGGTAAGCTGGTGATGATAGATGACGCCCGCTTCGCACCATTGTTCAACGCCTTGACGCAACGCGGCGCCATGGTGCTGGGGCATCAGGGCGAGCCTCACAACTGCTGGTTGCCGATCGAAAAGATGTCGGTCAACAATGACCGCGAATATTTCAAGAATCATCCCGCCTATCATATGTACTTGCATCCAGAAATGCCCAGTTACGAGCAGCAGATGGCCGCGCGCGACCACCTGCTGGCGCAGCATCCGAAAATGCGTTTTACGGGCGTACACCTTGCGTCCCTGGAATATGACGTTGGCCGGATCGGACGGTTTCTCGATGAGCACCCAGGCGTGAGGCTTGACGTCGCCGCCCGTATTGGTCAGTTGCAGTACCAGTCGCAGCGGCACCTTGAAACGGTACGCGCTTTTTTCATCAAATATCAGGATCGGCTGATGTATGGTTCCGACCTAGCGCAGTCGGCAGAGCAGGACGATGCGGCATTCGTCGCGGACATGGGCACGGTTTGGCGGCGCGACTGGCGCTACTTCGTCACGGGCGACAGCTTCGCCGTGCCGGAACTCGATAAGCCTGTGCGCGGCTTAGCGCTACCGCGCGCAGTGATCGACAAACTCTATCGCATCAACGCGGAGCAGGCTTATCCAACGGCCTGGCAATAA
- a CDS encoding N-acetylglucosamine kinase, protein MFLGVDGGGTKTAFALIDSAGRVLARHQESSAYYIEVGMAGVSALLARGCAALFAAAGVTAADISFSFFGLPAYGEDRTVQARLDALPLAVLGHGRYLCGNDMVCSWAGSLAGADGISVIAGTGSMAYGEFAGLRARAGGWGELFGDEGSAHWIARAGLALFSRMSDGRAPRGPLLQLVRERLALRDDLDLCQVVYGDLKGERSRIAGLSRLVSEAAARGDSQAQTIIAAGASELAALVDAVRTGLGIDAAQCLAVSYTGGLFGEDGPLRAPFALALAARGASYRLVAPRLAPVLGAALYAARSSGSPLDFAALERLAD, encoded by the coding sequence ATGTTCCTCGGGGTTGATGGCGGCGGCACCAAAACAGCATTTGCACTGATCGACAGTGCGGGGCGGGTGCTGGCGCGGCATCAGGAAAGCAGTGCATATTATATCGAGGTAGGCATGGCCGGTGTGTCGGCCCTGTTGGCGCGTGGCTGTGCTGCGCTGTTTGCAGCGGCCGGCGTTACTGCGGCAGATATAAGCTTTTCTTTCTTCGGGCTGCCGGCCTACGGTGAAGATCGCACTGTACAGGCGCGACTGGATGCTCTGCCGCTCGCGGTGCTGGGCCATGGCCGCTACCTTTGCGGCAACGACATGGTGTGCAGCTGGGCAGGTTCACTAGCAGGCGCGGACGGCATCAGCGTCATCGCAGGTACTGGCTCGATGGCTTACGGCGAATTCGCAGGGCTCCGGGCGCGAGCCGGCGGCTGGGGCGAATTGTTCGGCGACGAGGGCTCGGCGCACTGGATCGCGCGCGCCGGTCTCGCGCTGTTCTCGCGCATGAGCGATGGCCGTGCGCCACGCGGGCCGCTGCTTCAACTGGTGCGCGAGCGTTTGGCTTTGAGGGACGATCTGGATCTGTGTCAGGTCGTCTACGGCGACCTCAAAGGAGAACGCAGCCGCATTGCTGGATTATCTCGACTTGTGTCGGAAGCTGCTGCGCGCGGAGACAGCCAGGCGCAAACTATCATCGCCGCCGGCGCCTCGGAGCTGGCCGCCTTGGTCGATGCAGTCAGGACAGGGCTGGGTATCGATGCTGCCCAGTGCTTGGCTGTGTCCTATACCGGCGGCCTGTTTGGTGAAGACGGTCCGCTGCGCGCACCATTCGCCCTTGCGCTGGCGGCGCGTGGAGCTTCCTATCGTTTGGTGGCGCCGCGCCTGGCTCCAGTGCTGGGTGCCGCGCTGTATGCCGCCCGCAGCTCCGGCTCGCCGCTCGACTTCGCTGCGTTGGAACGCTTGGCAGACTAA